The following are encoded in a window of Citrobacter freundii genomic DNA:
- the flgM gene encoding flagellar biosynthesis anti-sigma factor FlgM gives MSIDRTSPLKPVSTVQPREASDTLVQKTRKEKTSTTNSTSVMLSDAQAKLMQPGTNDINMERVEALKTAIRNGELKMDTGKIADSLIREAQSYLQSK, from the coding sequence ATGAGTATTGATCGTACCTCACCATTGAAGCCAGTTAGTACTGTCCAGCCGCGCGAAGCCAGCGACACGTTGGTCCAAAAAACGCGTAAGGAAAAAACGTCCACGACCAACAGCACTAGCGTCATGTTGAGCGACGCGCAGGCAAAGCTGATGCAACCCGGCACCAACGACATCAATATGGAGCGCGTTGAAGCACTGAAAACCGCCATCCGTAACGGTGAGTTGAAAATGGATACCGGAAAAATTGCCGACTCGCTGATCCGCGAGGCGCAGAGCTACTTACAGAGTAAATAA
- the flgN gene encoding flagella biosynthesis chaperone FlgN, translated as MTRLSEILDQMTTVLNDLKTVMDAEQQQLSAGHIHGSQLQRITEEKSSLLATLDYLEQQRRLEHDATRSANDDIAQRWQTITTKTQHLRDLNQHNGWLLEGQIERNQQALEVLKPHQEPTLYGANGQTSSAHRGGKKFSI; from the coding sequence ATGACGCGTTTGTCAGAAATACTTGATCAGATGACGACTGTCCTGAATGACCTGAAAACGGTGATGGATGCTGAGCAGCAGCAACTTTCCGCAGGCCACATTCACGGTAGCCAGCTACAGCGTATTACAGAAGAAAAAAGTTCTTTGCTGGCAACCCTGGATTACCTGGAGCAGCAGCGACGTCTTGAGCACGACGCGACGCGCAGCGCTAATGATGATATTGCCCAACGCTGGCAGACGATTACCACTAAAACGCAGCATTTACGCGATCTCAACCAGCATAATGGTTGGCTGTTGGAAGGACAAATCGAGCGCAATCAACAGGCGCTCGAGGTGCTTAAACCGCATCAGGAACCCACGCTGTATGGCGCTAACGGCCAAACATCTTCAGCCCATCGCGGCGGAAAGAAGTTCTCAATTTGA